The Aeromicrobium senzhongii genome includes a window with the following:
- a CDS encoding FKBP-type peptidyl-prolyl cis-trans isomerase: protein MTTASIVLTGCGGGNDLEGIEVSKSGTPKVKVEKDYTTDKTESKVVSKGGGEEISAGDTIKINYVAVNGRTGKEFDNSFKNETPMTLTLNEKTALPGFYKGLVGQDVGSRVLVSVPSEDGASLLQSVESLGLEKDDTMVFLFDLVAKIPPKAEGKAVKAPASVPKLTYGKDQQPVKFATTKKTATKLTKSASHVLIKGAGDPIEKGATLSVQYVGQKYPAGDVFDESWSTGPRQISIAEGSAVPCLTDLVPGHTVGSRIVVTCTTDDAYGKDAKKNGQPEGPLIFVLDLLDAS, encoded by the coding sequence ATGACCACCGCATCCATCGTCCTCACCGGCTGCGGCGGCGGCAATGACCTCGAGGGGATCGAGGTGAGCAAGTCCGGCACGCCGAAGGTGAAGGTCGAGAAGGACTACACGACCGACAAGACCGAGTCGAAGGTCGTCTCCAAGGGCGGCGGCGAGGAAATCTCGGCCGGTGACACGATCAAGATCAACTACGTCGCCGTGAACGGCCGTACCGGCAAGGAGTTCGACAACTCCTTCAAGAACGAGACGCCGATGACGCTGACGCTCAACGAGAAGACGGCGCTGCCGGGCTTCTACAAGGGCCTCGTCGGCCAGGACGTCGGTTCGCGCGTGCTGGTGTCGGTTCCCTCCGAGGACGGCGCGTCCCTGTTGCAGAGCGTCGAGTCCCTCGGCCTCGAGAAGGACGACACGATGGTCTTCCTCTTCGACCTGGTCGCCAAGATCCCGCCGAAGGCCGAGGGCAAGGCCGTCAAGGCGCCGGCCTCGGTGCCGAAGCTGACGTACGGCAAGGACCAGCAGCCGGTCAAGTTCGCCACGACGAAGAAGACCGCGACCAAGCTCACGAAGTCCGCGTCGCACGTCCTGATCAAGGGCGCCGGCGACCCGATCGAGAAGGGCGCCACGCTGAGCGTCCAGTACGTCGGCCAGAAGTACCCCGCCGGTGACGTCTTCGACGAGTCCTGGTCCACGGGGCCGCGCCAGATCTCGATCGCCGAGGGCTCGGCCGTTCCCTGCCTCACCGACCTCGTGCCCGGGCACACCGTCGGCAGCCGGATCGTCGTGACCTGCACCACCGACGACGCCTACGGCAAGGACGCCAAGAAGAACGGTCAGCCCGAGGGCCCGCTGATCTTCGTCCTGGACCTGCTCGACGCCAGCTAG
- a CDS encoding helix-turn-helix transcriptional regulator gives MAQRKTERLMNLVFTLLATNQYLTKDQIRSSIAEYREDTDVAFERKFERDKQELRDLGLEIETGTYDALGGVPGYRLLRADVELPQIDLTVEEAAVIGLAGQLWDHAGMAAETTTALAKLKAIGNDFDPSVLRMTEARLSAEEPSFDAVFDATGRRMPIAFEYRRPDGETTVRHLEPWGMTSFRERWYVGGFDRDRRRPRLFRLSRIVGDVKPDGEPGEYEVPADADLKKVARALHPPEPTASAVLRVTAGRGQSLRRYAVRIDPVDGTTDEVEIAYAALDDLAAEVASYGPDVVVVSPPELRDAVIDRLRSIAEAHA, from the coding sequence ATGGCGCAGCGGAAGACCGAGCGGTTGATGAACCTCGTCTTCACCCTCCTGGCGACGAACCAGTACCTGACGAAGGACCAGATCAGGTCGTCCATCGCGGAGTACCGCGAGGACACGGACGTGGCGTTCGAGCGAAAGTTCGAGCGTGACAAGCAGGAGCTGCGCGACCTCGGCCTCGAGATCGAGACCGGCACCTACGACGCGCTCGGCGGTGTGCCGGGGTACCGCCTCCTGCGTGCCGACGTCGAGCTGCCGCAGATCGACCTGACGGTCGAGGAGGCCGCCGTGATCGGTCTGGCGGGTCAGCTGTGGGATCACGCCGGCATGGCCGCCGAGACCACGACCGCCCTGGCCAAGCTCAAGGCCATCGGCAACGACTTCGACCCGTCGGTGCTGCGCATGACCGAGGCACGGCTGAGCGCCGAGGAGCCGTCCTTCGACGCGGTCTTCGACGCCACCGGCCGCCGTATGCCGATCGCCTTCGAGTACCGCCGCCCCGACGGCGAGACCACGGTGCGGCACCTGGAGCCGTGGGGCATGACCTCGTTCCGCGAGCGTTGGTACGTCGGCGGCTTCGACCGCGACCGCCGGCGCCCGCGCCTGTTCCGGCTGTCGCGCATCGTCGGAGACGTCAAGCCCGACGGTGAGCCGGGGGAGTACGAGGTTCCCGCGGACGCCGACCTGAAGAAGGTCGCCCGCGCCCTCCACCCGCCCGAGCCGACCGCGTCCGCCGTCCTGCGGGTGACCGCAGGCCGGGGCCAGTCGCTGCGGCGCTACGCGGTGCGGATCGACCCGGTCGACGGCACGACCGACGAGGTCGAGATCGCCTACGCCGCGCTGGACGACCTCGCGGCCGAGGTGGCCTCGTACGGCCCCGACGTGGTCGTCGTGTCGCCGCCGGAGCTGCGGGACGCCGTCATCGACCGACTTCGTTCGATCGCGGAGGCCCACGCGTGA
- the pafA gene encoding Pup--protein ligase, producing MDRRIFGIENEYGVTCSFRGQRRLSPDEVARYLFRRVVSWGRSSNVFLRNGARLYLDVGSHPEYATPECDDIVDLVTHDRAGERILEGLMLDAQDRLAEDGVEGDIYLFKNNTDSAGNSYGCHENYLVGRSGEFSKLADVLIPFLVSRQIIVGAGKVQQTPRGTVFSVSQRAEHIWEGVSSATTRSRPIINTRDEPHADAERFRRLHVIVGDSNMSETTTMLKVATTDLVLKMIEAGVAMRDLTLENPIRAIREISHDMTGRRKVQLANGRELSALEIQAEYFAKAAEYIDRNGLRTPTIDRTMDLWERTLKAVESEDLSLVEREIDWVIKYRMLDRYRTQRGLSWSDPRIAQLDLAYHDIRRDRGLFYLLESKGAVARVTNDLDVFAAKSVPPQTTRARLRGDFIARAQERRRDFTVDWVHLKLNDQAQRTVLCKDPFRSQDDRVQRLIDSM from the coding sequence ATGGACCGGCGGATCTTCGGAATCGAGAACGAGTACGGCGTGACCTGCTCGTTCCGTGGGCAGCGCCGTCTGTCGCCGGACGAGGTGGCGCGCTACCTGTTCCGGCGCGTCGTGTCGTGGGGACGCAGCAGCAACGTCTTCCTGCGCAACGGTGCGCGGCTGTATCTGGACGTGGGCAGCCACCCCGAGTACGCGACCCCCGAGTGCGACGACATCGTCGACCTGGTCACGCACGACCGGGCGGGGGAGCGGATCCTCGAAGGGCTCATGCTCGACGCCCAGGACCGGCTCGCCGAGGACGGCGTCGAGGGCGACATCTACCTGTTCAAGAACAACACCGACTCCGCCGGCAACTCCTACGGCTGCCACGAGAACTACCTCGTGGGCCGCAGCGGCGAGTTCAGCAAGCTCGCCGATGTCCTGATCCCGTTCCTGGTGTCCCGCCAGATCATCGTCGGCGCCGGCAAGGTGCAGCAGACGCCCCGCGGCACGGTGTTCAGCGTCAGCCAGCGCGCCGAGCACATCTGGGAGGGGGTCTCCAGCGCCACGACGCGGTCGCGGCCCATCATCAACACGCGCGACGAGCCGCATGCCGACGCCGAGCGCTTCCGCCGCCTGCACGTCATCGTCGGCGACTCGAACATGAGCGAGACGACCACGATGCTGAAGGTCGCCACGACCGATCTCGTGCTCAAGATGATCGAGGCGGGCGTCGCGATGCGCGACCTGACCCTGGAGAACCCGATCCGGGCCATCCGCGAGATCTCGCACGACATGACCGGCCGCCGCAAGGTCCAGCTGGCCAACGGGCGCGAGCTGTCCGCGCTGGAGATCCAGGCCGAGTACTTCGCGAAGGCGGCCGAGTACATCGACCGCAACGGGCTCCGCACACCGACGATCGACCGGACGATGGACCTGTGGGAGCGCACGCTCAAGGCGGTCGAGAGCGAGGACCTGAGCCTGGTCGAGCGCGAGATCGACTGGGTCATCAAGTACCGGATGCTCGATCGCTACCGGACGCAACGCGGGCTGTCGTGGTCCGATCCGCGGATCGCCCAGCTCGATCTGGCCTACCACGACATCCGCCGCGACCGGGGCCTGTTCTACCTCCTCGAGAGCAAGGGCGCGGTCGCTCGGGTCACGAACGACCTGGACGTGTTCGCCGCCAAGTCGGTCCCGCCGCAGACGACGCGGGCCCGCTTGCGGGGCGACTTCATCGCGCGGGCGCAGGAACGACGCCGCGACTTCACGGTCGACTGGGTGCACCTGAAGCTCAACGACCAGGCCCAACGCACGGTGCTGTGCAAGGACCCGTTCAGGTCACAGGACGACCGCGTGCAGCGCCTCATCGACTCGATGTGA
- the tatA gene encoding twin-arginine translocase TatA/TatE family subunit gives MPNLGPTEILIILGIVLLLFGGRKLPELARGSGRALRIFKSEIRESEHEEKKADPTARAIDPAAVERRDDQTP, from the coding sequence ATGCCCAACCTCGGCCCCACCGAGATCCTCATCATCCTGGGGATCGTCCTGCTGCTGTTCGGCGGCCGCAAGCTGCCCGAGCTCGCCCGCGGCTCCGGCCGTGCGCTGCGCATCTTCAAGTCCGAGATCCGCGAGAGCGAGCACGAGGAGAAGAAGGCCGATCCCACCGCTCGGGCCATCGATCCCGCCGCTGTCGAGCGCCGCGACGACCAGACTCCCTGA
- a CDS encoding helix-turn-helix transcriptional regulator, whose amino-acid sequence MNPSLKQVVRMLAMVPYLQSNQGIPLADLAREFNIKPAQAQRELEIMMLTGWGEFHGELIDFDVTALQDEGVVYIRDAEFMSRPLRVSRSEAAALMVALRTLRQSAAGDQAALIDSALAKLAEAAGTDVATSVDVLLPEVDPDVQTAVAEALAGQRQLQMVYANETRDEQTERTVDPHRAFTQDGHRYLSAWCHKVEADRLFRVDRIVAATVLDAPVTTEAGHRTRLEDLFPQGPDTPSIVVEIEPSAVWVLEQYRMDVLQERPDGSVRARLFGSDPSWLLRVVMRAGGGVHVVEPAGFAAEVRDAARSALAAYDGTSSV is encoded by the coding sequence GTGAACCCGTCCCTGAAGCAGGTCGTCCGCATGTTGGCGATGGTCCCGTACCTGCAGAGCAACCAGGGGATCCCGCTGGCCGACCTGGCGCGCGAGTTCAACATCAAGCCGGCGCAGGCGCAGCGTGAGCTCGAGATCATGATGCTCACCGGCTGGGGCGAGTTCCACGGCGAGCTCATCGACTTCGACGTCACCGCCCTGCAGGACGAGGGCGTCGTCTACATCCGCGACGCCGAGTTCATGTCCCGGCCCCTGCGCGTCTCGCGCAGCGAGGCCGCGGCGCTCATGGTCGCGTTGCGCACCCTGCGTCAGTCGGCGGCCGGCGACCAGGCTGCCCTCATCGACTCGGCGTTGGCCAAGCTCGCCGAGGCCGCAGGCACCGATGTCGCCACGTCCGTCGACGTGCTGCTGCCCGAGGTCGACCCGGACGTGCAGACCGCCGTCGCCGAGGCCCTGGCCGGCCAGCGCCAGCTGCAGATGGTCTACGCCAACGAGACGCGCGACGAGCAGACCGAGCGCACCGTCGACCCGCACCGCGCGTTCACCCAGGACGGCCATCGCTACCTGTCCGCCTGGTGCCACAAGGTCGAGGCCGACCGACTCTTCCGGGTCGACCGGATCGTCGCCGCCACGGTGCTCGACGCGCCGGTCACGACCGAGGCCGGTCACCGCACGCGCCTGGAGGATCTCTTCCCCCAGGGCCCGGACACGCCGTCGATCGTGGTCGAGATCGAGCCCAGCGCCGTCTGGGTGCTCGAGCAGTACCGCATGGACGTCTTGCAGGAGCGTCCCGACGGCTCCGTCCGCGCGCGACTGTTCGGCAGCGACCCCTCGTGGCTGCTTCGCGTCGTGATGCGCGCGGGTGGCGGCGTGCACGTCGTGGAGCCGGCCGGCTTCGCCGCGGAGGTACGGGATGCCGCCCGCTCAGCGCTGGCCGCGTACGATGGAACAAGTTCCGTCTAA
- the tatC gene encoding twin-arginine translocase subunit TatC: MVIGFGAARRRPGPGGEMPLLDHLAELRSRLVKALAAIALGVGVAWYFYPEILEWLTAPYEQVRPALEAKDIDTELVVSGIGGAFQFQLKTSVLAGLVLSSPVWMWQLWAFVLPALHRNEKRAALLLTATCLPLFLGGAWVGYWTFPKAIELLVGFAPEGWTNLLNGADYLSFATRMIILFGVGAQIPVVVVILNRIGAVSGAQLIRARPWIIVGIFVFAAVATPTVDPVTFLFLAIPMSVLYFVSEIIARVTDRRRGRATQAWGDEEASPLEAPEGLGD, encoded by the coding sequence GTGGTCATCGGATTCGGGGCGGCGCGCCGCCGTCCGGGACCCGGCGGCGAGATGCCGCTGCTCGATCACCTCGCGGAGCTGCGCTCGCGGCTGGTGAAGGCGCTCGCCGCGATCGCCCTCGGCGTGGGCGTGGCGTGGTACTTCTACCCGGAGATCCTCGAGTGGCTGACCGCTCCCTATGAGCAGGTGCGCCCCGCGCTCGAGGCCAAGGACATCGACACCGAGCTGGTCGTCAGCGGGATCGGCGGGGCGTTCCAGTTCCAGCTCAAGACCAGCGTCCTCGCGGGCCTGGTGCTCTCGAGCCCGGTCTGGATGTGGCAGCTGTGGGCGTTCGTCCTGCCGGCCCTGCACCGGAACGAGAAGCGCGCCGCGCTCCTGCTCACGGCGACCTGCCTGCCGTTGTTCCTCGGCGGCGCCTGGGTCGGCTACTGGACGTTCCCCAAGGCGATCGAGCTGCTGGTCGGCTTCGCCCCCGAGGGGTGGACGAACCTGCTCAACGGCGCCGACTACCTGAGCTTCGCGACGCGGATGATCATCCTGTTCGGAGTCGGCGCGCAGATCCCCGTCGTGGTGGTGATCCTGAACCGCATCGGCGCGGTGAGCGGTGCCCAGTTGATCCGGGCCCGACCGTGGATCATCGTCGGCATCTTCGTCTTCGCTGCGGTCGCGACGCCCACCGTCGACCCCGTGACGTTCCTGTTCCTGGCGATCCCGATGAGCGTCCTGTACTTCGTCTCCGAGATCATCGCGCGGGTCACCGACCGACGGCGCGGACGGGCCACGCAGGCGTGGGGCGACGAGGAGGCCTCGCCGCTGGAGGCGCCTGAAGGCCTCGGTGACTGA